A single region of the Paraburkholderia sp. SOS3 genome encodes:
- the nthA gene encoding nitrile hydratase subunit alpha: MSEIFGFPEDREATSAAKVRALEALLIEKGIIGSDSVDTVLRHFETVAGPFNGAKIVARAWVDPEYRKRLVADTPAAIAELDLPVGMAGAEGEHMAAVANDENVHNLIICTLCSCYPWPVLGLPPYWYKDPVFRARGVREPRAVLREFGVSVPDTKEVKVWDSSAQIRWFVIPERPANTDGMSEEALAALVTPESMMGVALVAAPQP; this comes from the coding sequence ATGAGCGAAATCTTTGGTTTTCCTGAAGACCGCGAGGCAACCAGTGCGGCGAAGGTCCGTGCGCTCGAAGCGCTGCTGATCGAAAAGGGCATTATCGGCAGCGATTCGGTCGACACCGTGCTGCGTCATTTCGAAACCGTCGCGGGTCCGTTCAACGGCGCAAAGATCGTGGCGCGCGCCTGGGTCGACCCCGAGTACCGGAAGCGGCTCGTCGCGGACACCCCCGCGGCGATCGCCGAACTCGATCTGCCGGTCGGCATGGCCGGTGCGGAAGGCGAGCACATGGCAGCCGTCGCCAACGACGAGAACGTGCACAACCTGATCATCTGTACGCTGTGTTCATGCTATCCGTGGCCGGTGCTGGGCCTGCCGCCCTACTGGTACAAAGACCCGGTGTTCCGCGCGCGCGGCGTGCGCGAACCGCGCGCCGTGCTGCGCGAGTTCGGTGTCAGCGTGCCGGACACCAAGGAGGTGAAAGTATGGGACAGTAGCGCGCAGATTCGCTGGTTCGTGATCCCCGAACGCCCGGCGAACACCGACGGCATGAGCGAGGAAGCACTCGCCGCGCTGGTCACGCCGGAATCGATGATGGGCGTTGCGCTGGTCGCTGCCCCGCAACCCTAG
- a CDS encoding GlxA family transcriptional regulator produces the protein MKRIKIGLVVFPGFQLLDIAGPRDAFGEVKVLSRGECEYEMLTIGTTRGAVQSSSGLTVTPDRTIFDVCPEFDTIIVPGGLGIFDVFDDPALSEWLRQQYRRVRRLCAICNGLFALGPAGLLDNRVVTTHWMDVPRLSATFPKARIEPDHIYTSDGSIYTTAGVTAGIDLSLALIEEDFGKAMALDVAKYLIVYLRRAGGQSQFSPLLESQAAPGSQTRALQHYILDNLQVEHTVESLAQRVHMSSRNLARTFIKECGMTPITFLSNARIDAARRYLESTDLSLREIAKQCGFDGTDALRRVFARRLQINPSEYRERFRTGNATPAEDTEREAKPASKKAGSAARSASA, from the coding sequence ATGAAACGCATCAAGATTGGCCTCGTCGTGTTTCCCGGCTTCCAGCTTCTCGATATCGCCGGGCCGCGCGACGCGTTCGGCGAGGTCAAGGTGTTGAGCCGCGGCGAATGCGAGTACGAAATGCTCACGATCGGCACGACGCGTGGCGCCGTGCAGTCGTCGAGCGGTCTGACGGTCACGCCCGATCGCACGATCTTCGACGTCTGTCCCGAATTCGATACGATTATCGTGCCCGGCGGTCTGGGCATTTTCGATGTGTTCGACGACCCCGCACTGAGCGAATGGCTGCGCCAGCAGTACCGGCGCGTGCGGCGGCTTTGCGCGATCTGCAACGGCCTGTTCGCGCTCGGGCCTGCAGGGCTGCTGGACAACCGCGTCGTGACGACGCACTGGATGGACGTACCGCGGCTGTCGGCCACTTTCCCGAAGGCGCGCATCGAGCCCGATCATATCTACACGAGCGACGGCAGCATCTACACGACAGCCGGCGTAACGGCCGGGATCGACCTGTCGCTCGCGCTGATCGAGGAAGATTTCGGCAAGGCGATGGCACTCGACGTTGCGAAGTACCTGATCGTGTATTTGCGCCGTGCGGGCGGCCAGTCGCAATTCAGCCCGCTGCTCGAGTCGCAGGCGGCGCCCGGTTCGCAAACGCGCGCGCTGCAACACTACATTCTCGACAACCTGCAGGTGGAACATACGGTTGAATCGCTTGCGCAACGCGTGCACATGAGTTCGCGCAATCTCGCGCGAACTTTCATCAAGGAATGCGGCATGACGCCGATCACATTCCTGAGCAACGCACGTATCGACGCTGCGCGGCGCTATCTGGAATCGACCGATCTGTCGCTACGCGAGATCGCGAAACAGTGCGGGTTCGATGGCACCGATGCATTGCGTCGCGTATTCGCACGCCGCCTGCAGATCAACCCCAGTGAATATCGCGAGCGTTTTCGCACCGGCAACGCGACGCCGGCGGAGGACACGGAGCGCGAGGCGAAGCCCGCGTCGAAGAAGGCCGGGTCCGCTGCGCGAAGCGCATCGGCGTAA
- a CDS encoding HoxN/HupN/NixA family nickel/cobalt transporter: protein MSTITGSSRSAASTRSKVVAMYIALGLINVFAWGWAYAVLRASPALIGAAFLAYSFGLRHAMDADHIAAIDNVTRNLMNDGKRPVSVGFFFALGHSLTVVVGAVVVALATKALAHHFDAFRQTGAIVGSVVSASFLLAIGVLNLVLLADLVRAFRRMKGGRTQEIGDPRLLQFDGNLLARVFKPLFRFVRSSWLMLPLGMLFGIGFETATEVALLGTSASQASEGLSMWTILVFPCLFAAGMLTVDTTDGILMLGAYGWAFVKPLRKLYYNLTITLISTVVALLIGGIEALGIAGQVLSLSGPFWHFVGTLNDNFGALGYAIVGIFIAGWIVSALLYKIKGYDRDVAAV, encoded by the coding sequence ATGTCTACCATAACCGGAAGCTCACGCTCCGCCGCTTCGACGCGAAGCAAAGTCGTTGCGATGTATATCGCGCTTGGATTGATCAACGTGTTCGCCTGGGGATGGGCGTATGCGGTCCTGCGCGCGTCGCCGGCGCTGATCGGCGCGGCGTTTCTCGCGTACAGTTTCGGCCTGCGTCATGCGATGGACGCGGACCATATCGCGGCGATCGACAATGTCACGCGCAATCTGATGAACGACGGCAAGCGCCCGGTCTCGGTCGGCTTCTTCTTCGCACTCGGGCATTCGCTGACCGTGGTGGTCGGCGCGGTCGTCGTGGCGTTGGCCACGAAAGCGCTCGCGCATCACTTCGATGCGTTCCGACAAACGGGCGCGATAGTCGGCAGCGTCGTGTCGGCGTCGTTCCTGCTGGCGATCGGCGTGCTCAACCTCGTTCTGCTGGCCGACCTCGTGCGTGCATTCAGGCGGATGAAAGGCGGACGCACACAGGAGATCGGCGACCCGCGGCTGCTGCAATTCGACGGCAATCTGCTCGCGCGCGTCTTCAAGCCGCTGTTTCGTTTCGTCCGCTCGAGCTGGCTCATGCTGCCGCTCGGCATGCTGTTCGGCATCGGCTTCGAAACGGCCACTGAAGTCGCCTTGCTCGGCACTTCGGCGTCGCAGGCATCGGAAGGCCTGTCGATGTGGACCATCCTCGTCTTTCCGTGTCTTTTCGCCGCCGGCATGCTGACCGTCGACACGACCGATGGCATTCTGATGCTTGGCGCCTATGGCTGGGCATTCGTCAAGCCGTTGCGCAAGCTGTACTACAACCTGACGATCACGTTGATCTCGACCGTCGTGGCACTGTTGATCGGCGGGATCGAGGCGCTCGGCATCGCGGGACAGGTACTGAGCCTGTCGGGGCCTTTCTGGCATTTCGTCGGCACGCTCAACGACAATTTCGGCGCACTCGGTTACGCCATCGTCGGGATTTTTATCGCTGGTTGGATCGTCTCGGCGTTGCTCTATAAAATCAAAGGCTACGACAGGGATGTCGCCGCCGTCTGA
- a CDS encoding SDR family oxidoreductase, translating to MNVFERMKPRSGLRVLVSGAASGIGAAIADAFLEAGARVYICDVDASAIERAKERNPELHAGVADVGNRRQVDDLIDDARTRLGGLDVLVNNAGIAGPTGEVEAISPDDWDRTISTNLNSQYYFLRKAVPVLKETSDCASIIAMSSVAGRLGYAFRTPYAATKWAIVGLVKSLAIELGPGNIRVNAILPGVVQGERMDRVIAARAASTGVTFEAMKDEYLRKISLRRMVRADDIAAMALFLASPAGRHISGQAISVDGNVEYL from the coding sequence ATGAACGTCTTTGAACGCATGAAGCCGCGATCTGGGCTGCGCGTATTGGTTTCGGGTGCGGCATCCGGTATCGGAGCGGCAATCGCAGACGCGTTTCTCGAGGCCGGCGCTCGCGTCTATATCTGCGACGTCGACGCGTCAGCGATCGAGCGGGCCAAAGAGCGCAATCCGGAACTTCACGCCGGCGTGGCCGACGTGGGCAACCGCCGGCAAGTCGACGACCTGATCGACGACGCCCGCACGAGGCTTGGCGGACTCGATGTTCTCGTCAATAACGCGGGCATCGCGGGGCCCACGGGCGAGGTCGAGGCGATCAGTCCGGATGATTGGGACCGCACCATCTCGACGAACCTCAACAGCCAGTATTACTTTCTGCGCAAGGCCGTTCCGGTCCTGAAGGAAACGTCGGATTGCGCCAGCATCATTGCGATGTCGTCGGTTGCCGGGCGCCTCGGCTACGCGTTTCGCACGCCGTATGCGGCCACCAAGTGGGCCATTGTCGGGCTCGTGAAATCGCTCGCGATCGAGCTCGGACCAGGCAACATCCGCGTCAACGCCATCCTGCCCGGCGTCGTGCAGGGCGAGCGCATGGACCGCGTGATTGCCGCCCGCGCCGCATCGACAGGCGTCACCTTCGAGGCGATGAAGGACGAATACCTTCGCAAGATCTCGCTTCGCCGGATGGTCAGGGCCGACGATATCGCTGCGATGGCACTGTTCCTCGCGTCGCCGGCGGGTCGGCACATCTCGGGACAAGCGATCAGCGTCGACGGCAACGTCGAATATCTCTAG
- a CDS encoding nitrile hydratase accessory protein: MFMRFEEYAAASMLGEPDSPPRLDGKLFFTQRWERDVFGLALSLSKAGCFEWEDFRQSLIASIARWESIECANQPRWDYYERFLEALVSVVESSGIISRAELERVLTARKTAAPIAP; encoded by the coding sequence ATGTTCATGCGATTCGAGGAGTACGCCGCGGCATCGATGCTCGGCGAGCCGGACTCGCCGCCGCGACTCGACGGCAAGCTGTTCTTCACCCAGCGTTGGGAACGCGACGTGTTCGGGCTTGCCCTTTCGCTTTCGAAGGCCGGTTGTTTCGAGTGGGAAGACTTCAGGCAGAGTCTGATCGCGTCGATCGCGCGATGGGAGTCGATCGAGTGTGCGAATCAGCCGCGCTGGGACTATTACGAGCGCTTCCTCGAAGCGCTCGTGAGCGTGGTCGAGTCGAGCGGTATCATTTCGAGGGCCGAACTCGAGCGCGTGCTGACCGCCCGCAAAACTGCGGCCCCCATCGCTCCGTGA
- a CDS encoding CobW family GTP-binding protein, producing MRIRKLPTTVITGFLGAGKTTLVNHILDATRPMRIGVVVNEFGEVGIDGHLIVADEQAVIEINNGCVCCTVRSDLVESVLQLLARYGDGLDRLIVETSGLADPAPVLQTFLADPKVREHVELESVIAVVDARHARGQLSDDIAREQIVFADRIVINKTDLVAPPGVAELASTIRALNPTATLDFAMRSAVDIDALLGRRSFSIDNLLAVEPGLLAEDEHDHEHDTSIESCAFHIPGELDGIRFNRWANQVVQKQGASLLRMKGVLNVSGESRRLHFHSVHMLTETNFGKAWTAGEARESRLVAIGRALDADALRAGLLDCVVRPAAIGPAEIPLPIGSTA from the coding sequence ATGCGAATCAGGAAACTCCCCACGACAGTCATCACCGGCTTTCTGGGGGCGGGCAAGACAACCTTGGTCAATCATATTCTCGACGCCACGCGGCCCATGCGGATCGGTGTCGTGGTGAACGAATTCGGCGAAGTCGGTATCGATGGCCATTTGATCGTAGCCGACGAGCAAGCGGTTATCGAAATCAACAACGGGTGTGTGTGCTGCACGGTGCGCAGCGACCTCGTCGAGAGTGTGCTGCAGCTGCTCGCGCGCTACGGCGACGGTCTCGATCGTCTGATCGTGGAGACCTCGGGCCTCGCCGATCCGGCGCCAGTCCTGCAGACGTTCCTCGCCGATCCCAAGGTGCGCGAGCACGTCGAACTGGAGTCGGTGATCGCGGTGGTCGATGCACGGCATGCACGAGGCCAGTTGAGCGACGACATCGCGCGCGAGCAGATCGTGTTCGCGGACCGCATTGTGATCAACAAGACCGATCTCGTCGCGCCGCCCGGCGTCGCCGAACTCGCGTCGACCATCCGCGCGCTGAATCCGACCGCGACGCTCGACTTTGCGATGCGCTCCGCCGTCGATATCGACGCGCTGCTCGGCCGGCGCAGTTTCTCGATCGACAATCTGCTCGCCGTCGAACCCGGGCTGCTCGCCGAAGACGAACACGACCACGAGCACGACACAAGCATCGAGTCGTGCGCATTTCACATTCCGGGCGAGCTCGACGGCATCCGCTTTAACCGCTGGGCGAATCAGGTCGTGCAGAAGCAGGGCGCGTCGCTGCTGCGGATGAAAGGCGTGCTGAACGTCAGCGGCGAATCGCGGCGCCTGCATTTTCACAGTGTGCACATGCTGACGGAGACGAACTTCGGCAAGGCATGGACAGCCGGCGAAGCGCGCGAGAGCCGGCTCGTGGCGATCGGTCGCGCGCTCGATGCAGACGCGCTGCGCGCGGGTCTGCTCGATTGCGTCGTCCGCCCAGCCGCAATTGGACCGGCAGAAATTCCATTACCCATCGGGAGCACAGCGTGA
- a CDS encoding xanthine dehydrogenase family protein molybdopterin-binding subunit — translation MTTDIVDVQRPARRTFLKGVGTAAALALTIGFEWGGLGKHALAAQTPAGSGTFAPNAFLRIGADNSVTVIAKHVEMGQGAYTGIATIVAEELDADWSNVRVESAPADATRYANLAFGKMQGTGGSSAMANSWTQLREAGAKGRAMLVSAAAQQWQVPPASLRTERGVVYHDASGRHASYGSLVAQASALPVPEKVTLKDPKDFRLIGTRVPRVDVPPKTNGTAQFTIDVTFPGMLVALVQRPPQFGGTVKSFDASATKAVPGVVEVVQIPRGVAVVAKSFWAAKQGRDALKVEWDDTHAEKRSSDAIMAEYRKLAEQPGLPARTEGDAAKAIAGAPRKISASYEFPYLAHAPMEPLDAVVKLSADSCEIWAGDQFQTVDQANAARTAGLEPQQVKIHTLYAGGSFGRRANPGSDYIVEAVSIAKALGANGTPLKLQWTRECDIHGGLYRPTYFHKLEAGLTNDGQLVGWQHRIVGQSIVADTPFSGLAKNGIDSTSVEGAANIAYAIPNLSVELATTRAGVPVLWWRVVGSSHTAYAVEAFIDEAAHAAGQDPYTFRRNLLANQPRMRGVLDLAASKAGWSNTPLPPGKGRGIAVAEAFHTFVAQVAEVSVDKDGKVKVDRVVCAVDCGTPINPDVIAAQIEGGIGYGLGAALYGAITLKDGRVEQNNFDGYQVLRMNEMPKVEVHIVQSAQAPTGIGEPGVAPVGPAVANAIFAATGKRSYSLPFVQEKTA, via the coding sequence ATGACGACCGATATCGTGGATGTACAGCGCCCGGCACGGCGCACGTTTCTGAAAGGCGTCGGCACTGCTGCCGCGCTCGCGCTGACCATCGGCTTCGAATGGGGTGGCCTCGGCAAACACGCGCTTGCCGCGCAAACGCCGGCCGGCAGCGGCACGTTTGCGCCCAATGCGTTCCTGCGCATCGGCGCCGATAACAGCGTGACCGTCATCGCGAAGCACGTCGAGATGGGCCAGGGTGCCTACACCGGCATTGCGACGATCGTCGCCGAAGAACTCGATGCCGACTGGTCCAACGTGCGCGTCGAAAGCGCGCCCGCCGATGCGACGCGCTATGCGAACCTTGCGTTCGGCAAGATGCAGGGCACCGGCGGCAGCTCGGCGATGGCCAATTCGTGGACACAGCTGCGCGAGGCCGGCGCGAAGGGCCGCGCGATGCTCGTTTCGGCCGCCGCGCAGCAATGGCAGGTGCCGCCTGCGTCGCTGCGCACCGAGCGCGGCGTCGTGTATCACGACGCGAGCGGCCGGCACGCAAGCTACGGCTCGCTGGTGGCGCAGGCGTCTGCGCTGCCGGTGCCGGAAAAGGTGACACTGAAGGATCCGAAAGACTTCAGGCTGATCGGCACGCGTGTGCCGCGCGTCGATGTGCCGCCGAAAACCAACGGCACCGCGCAGTTCACCATCGACGTCACGTTTCCCGGCATGCTGGTCGCGCTGGTGCAGCGTCCGCCGCAGTTCGGCGGCACCGTCAAGTCGTTCGATGCGAGCGCAACAAAGGCCGTGCCCGGCGTCGTCGAGGTCGTGCAGATACCGCGCGGCGTCGCCGTAGTGGCGAAGAGCTTCTGGGCCGCGAAGCAGGGTCGCGACGCGCTGAAAGTGGAATGGGACGACACGCATGCGGAAAAGCGCAGCTCGGACGCCATCATGGCCGAGTATCGCAAGCTCGCCGAGCAGCCTGGCCTGCCGGCGCGTACCGAAGGCGACGCCGCGAAAGCAATTGCCGGCGCGCCTCGCAAAATTTCCGCAAGCTATGAATTTCCGTACCTCGCCCACGCGCCGATGGAGCCGCTCGACGCAGTCGTCAAGCTGAGCGCCGACAGTTGCGAAATCTGGGCCGGCGACCAGTTCCAGACCGTCGACCAGGCCAATGCGGCGCGCACTGCGGGGCTCGAACCGCAGCAGGTGAAAATTCATACGCTGTATGCGGGCGGCAGTTTCGGGCGGCGCGCGAACCCCGGCTCGGACTACATCGTCGAAGCGGTCTCGATCGCCAAAGCGCTGGGGGCAAACGGCACGCCGCTGAAGCTGCAATGGACGCGCGAATGCGACATTCACGGCGGCTTGTACCGACCGACCTACTTTCACAAACTCGAAGCCGGATTGACGAACGACGGCCAGCTGGTGGGCTGGCAGCACCGCATCGTCGGCCAGTCGATCGTTGCGGACACACCGTTCTCCGGTCTCGCGAAGAACGGTATCGATTCGACTTCGGTGGAAGGCGCGGCGAACATCGCCTACGCGATCCCGAACCTGTCAGTCGAGCTTGCGACCACGCGCGCCGGCGTACCGGTGCTGTGGTGGCGGGTGGTCGGCAGCTCGCACACCGCGTATGCCGTCGAGGCGTTCATCGACGAAGCGGCGCATGCCGCAGGCCAGGATCCGTACACGTTCCGGCGCAATCTGCTTGCCAACCAGCCGCGCATGCGCGGCGTGCTCGATCTGGCAGCGAGCAAAGCGGGCTGGAGCAACACGCCGCTGCCGCCGGGCAAGGGCCGCGGCATTGCGGTGGCCGAGGCATTTCACACCTTCGTCGCGCAGGTGGCCGAAGTCTCGGTGGACAAGGACGGCAAGGTCAAAGTGGACCGTGTGGTCTGCGCGGTCGACTGCGGCACGCCGATCAACCCCGACGTGATCGCCGCGCAGATCGAAGGCGGCATCGGCTATGGCCTCGGCGCCGCGCTGTACGGCGCGATCACGTTGAAGGACGGGCGCGTCGAGCAGAACAACTTCGACGGCTATCAGGTGCTGCGCATGAACGAAATGCCGAAGGTCGAAGTGCACATCGTGCAGTCCGCGCAGGCGCCCACCGGTATCGGCGAACCGGGCGTCGCACCGGTCGGGCCCGCAGTGGCTAACGCGATTTTTGCAGCGACGGGTAAACGGTCGTACTCGCTGCCGTTTGTTCAGGAGAAGACGGCCTGA
- a CDS encoding (2Fe-2S)-binding protein has product MSTTLILNGKSTTLDADPNMPLLWAIREVAGLHGTKFGCGMAQCGACTVHLEGQPIRSCMMPLSAVAGRHVTTIEGLHSKQAQAIQAAWVKHQVPQCGYCQSGQVMSATALLTEKPAPTDADIDAAMSGNICRCATYTRIRAAIHTAAESMQG; this is encoded by the coding sequence ATGTCGACCACGTTGATACTCAATGGCAAGTCCACCACGCTGGACGCCGATCCCAACATGCCGCTCTTATGGGCGATTCGCGAAGTAGCCGGCCTGCACGGCACGAAGTTCGGCTGCGGCATGGCGCAATGCGGCGCTTGCACGGTACATCTCGAAGGCCAGCCGATCCGCTCGTGCATGATGCCGCTGTCGGCGGTGGCCGGTCGCCACGTCACGACCATCGAAGGGCTGCACAGCAAACAGGCGCAAGCGATCCAGGCCGCATGGGTCAAACATCAGGTGCCGCAGTGCGGCTACTGCCAGTCGGGCCAAGTGATGTCGGCCACCGCGCTGCTCACTGAAAAGCCCGCGCCCACCGATGCGGACATCGATGCCGCGATGAGCGGCAACATCTGCCGCTGTGCGACCTACACGCGCATTCGCGCTGCGATCCACACGGCTGCCGAATCGATGCAGGGGTGA
- a CDS encoding DUF1097 domain-containing protein, which translates to MKQSEAYTLSIGVLAVVDTWLTGTVFPVPVWVTFIAWASFFVLGGGTAGLVKSVASNLTGLLISSLTLLAIATTHRSDFAIAICVGIGSAAMVQASKIRLLDVLPAIVWGFASTVGTTVATGKAITTPGMSNPALVAAAALVTGAVFGFVSERLGNALTFKRDVRLN; encoded by the coding sequence ATGAAACAGTCAGAGGCATACACGCTAAGCATCGGCGTGCTGGCAGTCGTCGATACGTGGCTGACGGGCACGGTCTTCCCCGTGCCCGTGTGGGTCACGTTTATCGCGTGGGCGTCGTTCTTCGTGCTAGGCGGAGGAACAGCAGGATTGGTGAAAAGCGTCGCCTCGAATCTGACCGGCCTGCTGATCAGTTCGCTGACGCTGCTTGCAATCGCGACGACTCACCGGAGCGACTTCGCCATCGCGATTTGCGTAGGCATCGGCAGCGCCGCGATGGTGCAGGCGTCGAAGATCAGGCTGCTCGATGTCCTGCCCGCGATCGTCTGGGGCTTTGCTTCGACCGTCGGCACGACGGTGGCCACCGGCAAAGCGATCACCACGCCCGGCATGTCGAATCCGGCGCTCGTTGCGGCCGCCGCGCTTGTCACGGGCGCGGTGTTCGGTTTTGTCTCGGAGCGGCTCGGTAACGCGTTGACGTTCAAGCGCGACGTGCGCCTCAACTAG
- the nthB gene encoding nitrile hydratase subunit beta: MKLQHHIGGIENLGPVNLDTRVFVESWEKRIFGIHTTMMAESAHLADALHAYPVRELPTRFKSNWTWASLRTGAEGMQPFDYFKYRYYEKWLGGIAQFFVDAGYISAAELDEKSAFYRAHPDAALPDSPNTALAAQIDAYLQNGDSGFHEPVRAPRFAAGDTVRVADPDPVDHTRLPGYLRNRTGKVERVYPGSFSYFVSTGVDGVGQPMPIYRIAFDAAEIWGPDKSEPNTTIYADLFEAYVQAAN, encoded by the coding sequence GTGAAGTTACAGCACCATATTGGAGGCATTGAAAACCTTGGGCCGGTCAATCTCGACACGCGAGTCTTCGTCGAATCTTGGGAGAAGCGCATCTTCGGCATCCACACCACGATGATGGCCGAGAGCGCACATCTGGCGGATGCATTGCACGCCTATCCGGTCAGGGAATTGCCGACGCGCTTCAAAAGCAACTGGACGTGGGCATCGCTGCGCACGGGCGCGGAAGGCATGCAGCCGTTCGATTACTTCAAGTACCGCTACTACGAGAAGTGGCTCGGCGGGATCGCCCAGTTCTTCGTCGACGCGGGCTATATCAGCGCCGCGGAGCTCGACGAGAAAAGCGCGTTCTATCGCGCGCATCCTGATGCCGCATTACCCGATAGTCCAAATACGGCGCTTGCCGCGCAGATCGACGCGTATCTGCAGAACGGCGATTCGGGCTTTCACGAGCCGGTTCGCGCACCGCGCTTCGCGGCGGGCGATACGGTCCGCGTGGCCGACCCGGATCCGGTCGATCACACGCGCCTGCCGGGCTATTTGCGCAACAGGACCGGCAAAGTCGAACGGGTCTATCCGGGCAGCTTCTCGTACTTCGTGTCGACAGGCGTCGACGGCGTCGGCCAGCCGATGCCCATCTATCGGATCGCATTCGACGCCGCCGAAATCTGGGGCCCCGACAAGAGCGAACCCAACACGACCATTTATGCGGACCTGTTCGAAGCATACGTGCAAGCCGCCAACTGA